The following coding sequences lie in one candidate division WOR-3 bacterium genomic window:
- a CDS encoding DNA polymerase III subunit beta, which translates to ATDGRRLGYVCRKGKYPATFNLIVAPKVLSLLPRDQDVVAVRTDPGRVALTTPDTNIIGRPIVGPYPDYERVLPRKEYPHRAVLEHEAFTAALRRAAVFAHPVGRQVALEFSKGKLRLLAESPEYGSSEEEISCDYDGEPLRIGFNVGYLLEILRHLVADKIIVELQSPVSAGLLKPFEKRPEQEQTYLLMPIRLE; encoded by the coding sequence GCAACCGACGGGCGCAGGCTTGGCTATGTCTGCCGCAAGGGGAAATACCCGGCGACATTCAATCTTATTGTTGCGCCCAAGGTTCTGTCGTTGTTGCCTAGGGACCAAGATGTGGTTGCAGTCCGGACAGACCCTGGACGGGTGGCGCTTACAACACCGGACACCAACATCATCGGTCGGCCGATCGTGGGACCATACCCGGACTACGAGCGCGTGCTGCCGAGAAAGGAATACCCCCACAGGGCTGTGCTTGAGCACGAAGCTTTTACGGCCGCACTTCGACGGGCCGCGGTGTTCGCCCATCCGGTTGGTCGCCAGGTCGCGCTCGAATTCTCCAAGGGTAAGCTTAGGTTACTTGCCGAAAGTCCGGAGTACGGGTCGAGCGAGGAGGAGATTTCGTGCGATTATGATGGCGAGCCTCTTAGAATTGGATTCAACGTTGGCTACCTGCTGGAAATCTTGCGGCACCTAGTAGCAGACAAGATTATCGTCGAGCTGCAGAGTCCGGTGTCAGCCGGACTTCTGAAGCCGTTTGAGAAAAGACCGGAGCAGGAACAGACTTATCTTTTGATGCCGATCCGACTCGAGTAG
- a CDS encoding TrmH family RNA methyltransferase, whose product MTDRDEAHDSRPDFEATQGNPPAPRTDRPAQYSRTDVSQPSSVRRAPDVLCRIAAPFLAEISVIAQQLVNKGWAEANAGNFSFRVSGVPEFPGSYRQLPYTLTELGNWALLTKKAGVRMGELADAPLGGLCLVRLNQTGNAYCVLDDEVPTSELPSHLAAHSVLNKIRPEHTRLLHTHPTALVALSLLYPEPESLVALLIRSLAEVRQLAHDIVALPFIEPGTVNLGNATARAFGRASAVIWPRHGMIASGRVLAEAMDLIEVCDKAAQIALLAREPARRESGRTRGRPCHSGRGRPAADGIETFLDVRVRDALLSPEEFGQLPRRPIHIVLDNLRSAFNVGSIFRLADAVRAAEVITCGYTCHPPHHKLEQAALGSTQTVPWRQFENVVTCLAELHSKGIQLVALETVDGARLYHEFEFQPPVAIVLGNEALGVSQSALQTCDAVIDIPVFGLKNSINVAAAAAVVLYDLVRRYDWLPD is encoded by the coding sequence ATGACGGATAGAGACGAAGCGCACGACTCACGCCCAGATTTCGAAGCAACGCAGGGAAACCCTCCTGCCCCCAGAACAGACCGACCGGCTCAATATTCACGTACAGACGTTTCCCAGCCTTCATCCGTCCGCAGAGCACCGGACGTCCTGTGTCGTATCGCCGCCCCCTTCCTGGCAGAAATCAGCGTCATCGCACAGCAGCTCGTAAATAAAGGCTGGGCAGAGGCAAACGCCGGCAATTTCTCTTTTCGGGTCTCGGGTGTCCCGGAATTCCCCGGCTCTTACCGCCAATTACCGTATACCCTTACTGAACTTGGTAACTGGGCACTGCTTACGAAAAAAGCCGGCGTCAGAATGGGTGAACTGGCTGACGCCCCTTTGGGCGGACTCTGTCTGGTGCGACTGAACCAAACTGGCAACGCCTACTGCGTGCTCGACGACGAGGTGCCGACAAGCGAACTTCCCAGCCATCTCGCAGCACACTCTGTACTGAACAAGATACGGCCAGAGCACACCCGTCTGTTGCACACTCACCCCACCGCGCTCGTGGCACTCAGCCTCCTCTACCCCGAGCCAGAATCCTTAGTCGCCCTCCTGATCCGAAGCCTAGCTGAGGTACGCCAACTAGCTCACGATATTGTTGCCCTACCCTTCATCGAACCCGGAACCGTAAACCTTGGCAACGCCACCGCTCGGGCGTTCGGACGCGCCTCTGCAGTCATCTGGCCTCGGCACGGCATGATCGCATCGGGCCGAGTTTTGGCTGAGGCGATGGACCTTATTGAGGTATGCGACAAGGCAGCCCAGATTGCACTGCTTGCCCGCGAACCGGCCCGGCGCGAGAGTGGTCGCACGCGCGGCCGTCCCTGCCACTCAGGCAGAGGGAGACCTGCTGCCGACGGCATAGAGACGTTTCTTGATGTACGGGTCCGCGATGCCCTTCTGTCACCTGAGGAGTTCGGCCAGCTGCCTCGGCGACCGATTCACATAGTCCTTGACAATCTGCGCTCAGCATTCAACGTCGGCTCCATCTTCCGACTCGCCGATGCAGTCCGTGCCGCCGAGGTAATCACCTGTGGGTACACTTGCCATCCGCCCCACCACAAGCTCGAACAGGCGGCGCTCGGCAGCACTCAGACGGTTCCGTGGCGCCAGTTCGAAAACGTCGTTACATGCCTGGCCGAACTGCACTCCAAAGGAATTCAGCTGGTCGCGCTTGAGACGGTGGATGGCGCAAGGCTATACCATGAGTTTGAGTTCCAACCACCGGTCGCAATAGTGCTTGGCAACGAAGCTTTGGGCGTGTCTCAGTCCGCCCTCCAGACCTGTGATGCCGTCATTGACATTCCGGTATTCGGTCTAAAGAACTCGATCAACGTTGCGGCCGCAGCTGCGGTCGTGCTCTACGACCTTGTTCGGCGCTACGACTGGCTCCCGGACTAG
- a CDS encoding peptidoglycan DD-metalloendopeptidase family protein: MNADRGWWYSVPARMLVEGLLLLAAGCPSFYANSPRFHRRAAVEKPPVKAGTDLRQGRLAWPVVGTIVQGYGVRVDPVYATKTNSLGIDIVCASGAPVKATEAGQVSFADRFMGYGKMVIVDHGNRLHSLYSRLSDIKVTVGSKVARGEIIGFASDTLHFEVRKEGRAVDPEQWLGSR, translated from the coding sequence ATGAATGCCGATAGGGGCTGGTGGTACTCGGTTCCGGCGCGTATGCTGGTCGAAGGGTTGTTGCTACTTGCAGCTGGGTGTCCGAGCTTCTACGCGAACAGTCCACGGTTCCATCGGCGCGCCGCGGTTGAGAAGCCCCCGGTCAAAGCTGGGACAGACCTGAGGCAGGGCAGACTGGCCTGGCCCGTGGTCGGCACAATTGTGCAAGGTTACGGGGTAAGAGTTGATCCTGTGTACGCTACAAAGACGAACAGCCTTGGCATTGATATTGTCTGTGCGTCCGGTGCACCGGTCAAGGCCACCGAGGCTGGTCAGGTTAGCTTCGCCGACCGGTTCATGGGCTATGGCAAGATGGTGATTGTTGACCACGGAAACCGGTTGCATTCCCTGTATTCCAGGCTAAGTGACATCAAGGTCACAGTCGGCAGCAAGGTCGCGCGGGGCGAGATAATCGGCTTCGCCAGTGACACGCTTCACTTTGAGGTACGCAAGGAGGGCAGAGCGGTGGACCCGGAGCAGTGGCTTGGCTCGCGTTGA
- a CDS encoding beta-ketoacyl-ACP synthase III, whose product MKNIRIVGTGRSLPERVLTNHDLEKMVDTSDEWIVERTGIRERRIADENTATSDLVADALLKACKEAGTEPAKLDAIVVATSTPDTIYPATGCWVQRRLGISGMPAFDVSAGCSGFLFALEVGANMIETGGAKMVGVAGGEVMSKFVNWQDRSTCVLFGDGAGAAIVTKGNGRSGILASNWGCDGNLAPLLYQPAGGTRRPTTKETLAAMAHTVHMEGNQVFKHAVRAMGGAALRALADAGISRDDVRLLIPHQANIRIMDATRERTGIPSERMYNILYKYGNMSAATIPVALDEARKEGRIGEGDIVLLTAFGTGFTWAAAVLRL is encoded by the coding sequence ATGAAAAATATCAGGATCGTCGGAACCGGCCGCAGCTTGCCAGAGCGGGTTCTCACCAATCATGACCTGGAGAAGATGGTTGACACTTCGGATGAGTGGATTGTCGAACGGACCGGCATCAGGGAACGCCGTATAGCTGACGAGAACACCGCGACCTCGGACCTAGTGGCCGATGCGCTGCTGAAGGCATGTAAGGAAGCTGGGACTGAGCCGGCAAAGTTGGATGCCATAGTGGTTGCAACTTCGACGCCCGACACGATATATCCGGCAACCGGCTGCTGGGTGCAGAGGCGGCTGGGCATTTCCGGAATGCCGGCCTTCGACGTGAGTGCCGGGTGTTCCGGGTTCTTGTTCGCACTGGAGGTCGGGGCCAACATGATTGAAACCGGTGGTGCGAAGATGGTCGGGGTTGCAGGTGGTGAGGTGATGTCCAAGTTTGTAAACTGGCAGGATCGTTCAACTTGTGTGCTTTTCGGAGACGGGGCAGGGGCAGCCATCGTAACAAAGGGTAATGGTCGGTCCGGGATTCTGGCCTCGAACTGGGGCTGTGACGGCAATCTTGCCCCTTTGCTATACCAACCAGCAGGAGGCACACGACGGCCAACCACCAAGGAGACCCTTGCGGCAATGGCTCATACCGTGCACATGGAGGGTAATCAGGTTTTTAAACATGCGGTCCGGGCAATGGGGGGAGCCGCGTTGCGCGCGCTTGCCGACGCTGGAATTAGCCGGGACGACGTTAGGTTATTGATTCCGCATCAGGCTAATATCCGCATAATGGATGCGACCCGAGAACGCACCGGTATCCCGAGCGAAAGGATGTACAACATTCTGTACAAGTATGGCAACATGTCTGCTGCCACGATCCCGGTTGCGCTGGACGAGGCCCG